Proteins from a genomic interval of Rubinisphaera italica:
- a CDS encoding glutamine--tRNA ligase/YqeY domain fusion protein: MSAENNTDDTPAKPLDFIREIVAQDLKSGKHDGRVQTRFPPEPNGYLHIGHAKAICLNFGIAKEFGGRCNLRFDDTNPTKEETEYVDSIKEDVRWLGFEWDEEHYASDYFEQLYEWAEALIQKGLAYVDSGSLDEIRAQRGTVNEPGTPSPFRERSVEENLDLFRRMRAGEFPNGAHVLRAKIDMAAGNMNLRDPIMYRILHTHHHRTGDKWCLYPIYDWAHGQSDSIEKITHSICTLEFEIHRPLYEWYIEHLDIFPSRQYEFARLNLTYMVMSKRKLLELVQAKLVEGWDDPRMPTIAGLRRRGYTPESLRNFCHTIGVTKYPGTTDISVLENSLRDDLNRRAERRMAVLDPIKVVITNYPEGTSEELEAVNHPQDESFGTRTIPFGREIYIEREDFMEDPPKKFFRLSPGKEVRMRYAYFIKCEEVIKNDQGEITEIHCTYDPETKGGNAPDGRKVKATLHWVSVADAVDAEVRLYDHLFEVENPNDVPEGGDFKDHLNPNSLQLLEHAKLEPQLSSAQEGERFQFERMGYFCCDRTSTTERPVFNRAVTLRDTWAKAKKK, translated from the coding sequence ATGTCAGCGGAAAATAATACAGACGACACACCTGCTAAGCCACTCGATTTCATTCGGGAAATTGTGGCTCAGGATCTCAAATCTGGCAAACATGATGGCCGCGTGCAGACCCGTTTTCCACCGGAGCCAAATGGGTATCTGCATATCGGACATGCGAAGGCGATTTGTCTGAACTTTGGGATCGCCAAAGAATTCGGCGGCCGCTGTAACCTGCGATTTGATGATACGAATCCGACCAAGGAAGAGACCGAGTACGTCGATTCCATCAAAGAGGATGTCCGCTGGCTGGGCTTCGAATGGGACGAAGAACATTACGCGAGCGACTACTTCGAGCAACTTTACGAATGGGCAGAAGCTCTCATTCAGAAAGGGCTGGCATATGTCGATAGTGGCAGCCTGGATGAAATCCGAGCTCAACGCGGCACTGTGAATGAACCGGGAACTCCGAGTCCTTTTCGCGAGCGGAGTGTAGAAGAGAATCTCGATTTGTTTCGGCGGATGCGAGCCGGTGAGTTCCCGAATGGAGCTCACGTGCTGCGTGCCAAAATTGATATGGCAGCTGGCAATATGAATCTGCGAGATCCGATCATGTATCGCATCTTGCACACGCACCATCATCGCACAGGCGATAAGTGGTGCCTCTATCCGATATACGACTGGGCTCACGGACAGAGCGATTCGATTGAGAAGATCACACATTCGATTTGCACACTGGAATTCGAAATTCATCGCCCGCTCTATGAGTGGTATATCGAACATCTCGATATTTTCCCTTCCAGACAGTACGAATTTGCCCGTCTGAACCTGACTTACATGGTGATGAGCAAACGCAAATTGCTCGAACTCGTCCAGGCCAAACTGGTTGAAGGCTGGGATGATCCGCGGATGCCGACCATTGCCGGGTTACGTCGTCGCGGTTATACGCCGGAATCTCTGCGGAATTTCTGTCACACGATTGGTGTCACAAAATATCCGGGTACGACCGATATTTCTGTGCTTGAAAATTCTTTACGCGATGATTTGAATCGTCGTGCGGAACGTCGGATGGCTGTGCTTGATCCCATAAAAGTCGTCATCACAAATTATCCGGAAGGGACTTCGGAAGAACTGGAAGCGGTCAATCACCCGCAGGATGAATCGTTCGGCACACGAACAATTCCATTCGGACGCGAGATTTACATCGAACGTGAAGACTTCATGGAAGATCCTCCCAAAAAATTCTTCCGGCTCTCGCCCGGCAAAGAAGTCCGCATGCGATACGCCTACTTCATCAAGTGCGAAGAAGTCATCAAAAATGATCAGGGTGAAATCACCGAAATTCATTGCACATACGATCCGGAAACCAAAGGGGGCAATGCTCCCGATGGCCGCAAAGTCAAAGCGACATTGCACTGGGTTTCCGTTGCCGATGCGGTTGATGCTGAAGTTCGATTGTACGACCATCTATTTGAGGTCGAAAATCCGAACGATGTTCCAGAGGGAGGCGACTTTAAGGACCATCTGAATCCGAATTCCCTACAATTGCTCGAACATGCCAAGCTGGAGCCTCAGCTCAGTTCGGCTCAGGAAGGGGAACGCTTTCAGTTTGAGCGCATGGGATACTTCTGTTGTGATCGCACGAGCACGACAGAACGACCGGTCTTCAATCGAGCCGTCACCCTCCGCGACACCTGGGCCAAGGCTAAGAAGAAATAA
- the rfbD gene encoding dTDP-4-dehydrorhamnose reductase — MSTVILGCRGQLGSELAQLLPEANALSRQEFDITSRELFSAVLDPLKPTCIINCAAYNQVDLAEDEPEAAWQTNALGPRYLAQYCAEHKSRLIHISTDFVYGIKKKPARPLTEQDLPDPRSVYGVSKLAGEYFVQTECQQSLIIRTCGLYGRGGNGNFVKTMLRLAREEKPIRVVDDQFCAPTSVKDLASAVLKLQTIHATGLFHFVNREQVSWYEFAKMIFTITGMDADLTPISSTEYGAIAKRPQYSVLDCSKYCEETNSRIRTIKDALKEYLRSEMA; from the coding sequence ATGTCGACTGTGATTTTGGGGTGTCGCGGGCAATTGGGAAGTGAACTGGCTCAGTTGCTGCCGGAGGCGAATGCGCTTTCACGGCAAGAATTTGACATCACTTCTCGAGAATTATTTTCAGCAGTACTGGATCCTTTAAAGCCAACCTGCATTATCAACTGTGCCGCTTATAATCAGGTCGATCTGGCAGAGGATGAACCCGAAGCTGCTTGGCAGACGAATGCTTTAGGTCCACGCTATCTTGCTCAATATTGTGCAGAACACAAAAGTCGTTTGATCCACATCAGTACGGATTTCGTTTATGGAATCAAGAAAAAGCCAGCTCGTCCACTAACGGAACAGGATTTGCCTGATCCGAGAAGTGTGTATGGCGTTTCGAAACTGGCGGGCGAATATTTTGTGCAGACAGAATGTCAGCAAAGTCTGATTATTCGCACGTGTGGATTGTACGGGCGAGGAGGGAATGGAAACTTTGTCAAAACGATGCTGAGACTGGCACGTGAAGAGAAACCGATTCGAGTGGTCGACGATCAGTTTTGCGCGCCGACATCGGTTAAGGATCTGGCATCAGCAGTCCTCAAGCTTCAAACCATTCACGCCACTGGCCTGTTTCACTTTGTAAATCGGGAGCAGGTCTCCTGGTATGAGTTCGCAAAAATGATTTTCACAATTACTGGAATGGATGCGGATTTAACTCCCATTTCGAGTACCGAATACGGAGCTATTGCCAAACGTCCTCAATATAGCGTACTGGACTGCAGCAAATACTGCGAAGAAACCAACTCCCGCATCCGGACGATTAAAGACGCCCTCAAAGAATATCTGCGAAGTGAGATGGCTTGA
- the asnB gene encoding asparagine synthase (glutamine-hydrolyzing), producing the protein MCGIVGFLARPEEHSSEHLTTVAGNMADVLATRGPDDYGVWSDVDSGVALGHRRLAILDLSEQGHQPMLSACGRYVLVYNGEIYNFKEIRAELKELKVRFRGTSDTEVLLAAISHWGLRETLPRLRGMFAFALWSRKERKLTLVRDRIGIKPLYYGQAGNEFVFASELKAFHQHPRFKKEVNPSAVALLMRHNYIPAPYSIFQGVKKLQPGMLLEIPLGDFSEEVSDHPIGTNCEPEAYWTLQEAILVGQTNRFSGSYEEAVDQLEVLLKQAVDYRMLSDVPLGAFLSGGVDSSLIVAMMQKKHSQPIRTFTIGFTEHEYDEAPFAHRISDYTGTAHTELCVTPSEARNIIPQLPEIYDEPFADMSQIPTCLVSKLAREYVTVSLSGDGGDELFGGYHRYFHLDNIWNKLQKIPARKWTSSVLDNLTSRVPHSILPELLQKLTFAARIESTEELYAQLHRHWSTNEIMAQEAFDPSFDLGFGAPNPDLDLAKLKWMALDTTTYLPDDILTKVDRASMSVSLEARVPLLDHHIVEFAWTLPQHYRYQGDSGKRILRTLLERYIPADMFDRPKVGFGIPIGEWLRGSLRDWAEDLLSEKSLNEHGLLNTALIRSRWEEHCLGKQNSQYLLWDVLVFQQWYRATMSA; encoded by the coding sequence GTGTGTGGGATTGTTGGATTTTTAGCGAGACCAGAAGAGCATTCTTCTGAGCATCTCACCACGGTGGCTGGCAACATGGCTGATGTGCTGGCTACTCGTGGGCCAGATGATTATGGTGTCTGGTCGGATGTTGATTCGGGAGTTGCTTTAGGGCACCGCCGGTTGGCGATTCTCGATCTTTCCGAGCAAGGGCATCAACCGATGCTTTCTGCGTGTGGTCGATATGTACTGGTCTATAACGGGGAAATCTACAACTTCAAAGAGATTCGCGCGGAACTCAAAGAGCTGAAAGTTCGTTTTCGTGGTACCTCGGATACCGAAGTACTTCTGGCGGCGATCTCACACTGGGGGCTCCGTGAAACTCTGCCCAGATTGCGAGGTATGTTTGCGTTTGCACTCTGGAGTCGGAAAGAACGCAAGTTGACGCTCGTGCGAGATCGCATTGGTATCAAGCCGTTGTATTATGGGCAAGCCGGTAATGAGTTTGTGTTTGCTTCGGAATTAAAAGCATTTCATCAGCACCCCCGCTTTAAGAAAGAGGTGAATCCGTCTGCGGTTGCTCTGTTAATGCGTCATAACTACATCCCGGCTCCTTACTCGATTTTTCAGGGGGTTAAAAAGTTACAGCCGGGAATGCTGCTGGAGATTCCACTGGGAGATTTTAGCGAGGAGGTCAGCGATCATCCCATTGGTACGAATTGTGAACCGGAAGCTTATTGGACATTACAGGAAGCAATTCTCGTTGGGCAGACCAATCGATTCTCTGGTTCATACGAAGAAGCAGTCGATCAATTAGAAGTCTTACTGAAGCAGGCAGTCGACTATCGCATGTTGTCGGACGTTCCTCTGGGGGCATTTCTATCCGGAGGAGTCGATTCCTCTTTGATTGTTGCGATGATGCAGAAGAAACATTCGCAACCGATCCGTACCTTCACAATTGGTTTCACAGAACACGAGTATGACGAGGCTCCGTTTGCACATCGGATTTCCGATTACACAGGCACGGCTCATACTGAACTCTGCGTTACTCCCAGCGAAGCCCGGAATATCATTCCGCAACTTCCTGAAATTTATGATGAACCATTTGCGGATATGTCCCAAATCCCCACCTGCCTGGTTTCAAAACTCGCTCGCGAGTACGTCACCGTTTCATTATCAGGAGATGGGGGCGATGAATTGTTCGGGGGATATCATCGATATTTTCACCTGGATAATATTTGGAATAAGCTACAGAAAATTCCTGCACGCAAGTGGACCTCTTCTGTACTCGATAATCTGACGAGTCGTGTGCCGCATTCGATCTTGCCGGAGCTTCTGCAAAAGCTGACGTTTGCTGCTCGCATCGAATCGACGGAAGAACTTTATGCCCAGTTGCACCGTCACTGGTCGACTAATGAAATCATGGCGCAGGAAGCATTCGATCCAAGTTTCGATCTGGGCTTCGGGGCTCCCAATCCCGACCTTGATCTCGCCAAACTGAAATGGATGGCACTGGATACCACGACTTATTTGCCGGATGATATTCTGACCAAAGTCGATCGAGCCAGTATGTCCGTTTCGCTGGAAGCACGAGTGCCTTTGCTCGATCATCATATCGTCGAGTTTGCCTGGACACTGCCTCAGCATTACCGTTATCAGGGAGATTCTGGGAAACGAATCCTGCGAACGCTACTCGAACGATATATTCCTGCAGATATGTTTGATCGTCCAAAGGTCGGATTTGGGATTCCGATTGGGGAATGGCTGAGAGGATCTTTGCGGGACTGGGCAGAGGATTTGCTCTCTGAGAAAAGCCTGAATGAGCACGGCTTGCTCAATACTGCACTCATACGATCCCGCTGGGAAGAACACTGCTTGGGCAAACAGAACTCACAATACCTGTTGTGGGATGTGCTGGTCTTTCAGCAATGGTATCGAGCGACGATGTCAGCTTGA
- a CDS encoding prolyl oligopeptidase family serine peptidase, with the protein MKFRVLPLLVCWGIVFCPNLETLAVQKTAPRCYKMRIQPEWSEDGTQFWYQNHLGVDAWEIVFVDAEIGSRKLLINTSEMKSHLQENNFEYDGAQSCKFYGISYDYDRHICSFTFQRQRYVFDVEKSELKLFGTSDIAHSTNDSQRLENDEARSENSGEHTEITFVNRTKLLLTYSWINSSGQSVAYGSIKPEARQSQHTYVGHVWEITDSEGGYYGRFRGHSAPISIEIRERVERKQRREPRNPRVSGMSSPDGLWLIKSEAGNLILQSTHTTARRELTTDGRPGNPYQFMGWSPDSLSIIATKVFPVEYEKVYTLESSASQGYRGILHQQHYALPGDEMTRYEWHLFNIEPEEHHQLDLPSIDFGRPQIHWTSDQTFVVPKYDRGHQRFRLTECNTSTQKTHTIVDEQSETFIWSAHGPSFSKTNYLKLSKEMIYTSEQSGWRHLYLVNLKEPDLMQPITSGEWVVREIESIDEENRQILFAASGRHADQDPYYLHYYRVNFDGTELTELTEGNGTHSIEFSPDRQFLIDSYSRVDLPPVHNLRSVIDGKLICPLEEGDNQELIEAGWKHPTVFHSAGRDGQTEIWGLITFPDNYDESKSYPVLEDIYAGPHNYHVPKTFRQSRWYEQETEAGFIVVKIDGMGTAHRSKAFHDVCWHNLKDAGLPDRKLWIQSAAEKFTGMDTSRVGIYGTSAGGQNAVSALLFHGEFYKAAVASCGCHDNRMDKASWNEQWMGYPIGPHYAASSNIDHAEKLEGNLLLMVGELDNNVPPESTYRLVDALIKADKDFDFLLLPGQGHTNGGPYGNRRRIQFFKEHLHP; encoded by the coding sequence ATGAAATTTCGAGTGCTTCCCTTGTTAGTCTGTTGGGGCATTGTTTTCTGCCCGAATCTTGAGACTTTGGCTGTTCAGAAGACTGCTCCCCGTTGCTACAAAATGCGGATTCAACCCGAGTGGAGTGAAGACGGCACTCAATTCTGGTATCAGAATCATCTGGGAGTCGATGCCTGGGAAATCGTATTTGTTGATGCTGAGATTGGAAGTCGTAAACTTCTGATCAATACCTCAGAAATGAAATCGCATCTGCAGGAAAATAATTTTGAATACGATGGTGCCCAATCCTGTAAATTCTATGGTATCAGTTATGACTATGATCGACACATCTGCTCCTTCACATTTCAACGGCAACGTTATGTATTTGATGTTGAAAAGTCTGAGTTGAAATTGTTTGGGACCAGCGATATTGCGCATTCGACGAATGACTCACAACGACTTGAAAACGACGAGGCCCGCAGTGAAAATTCCGGTGAGCATACGGAAATCACCTTTGTGAATCGGACCAAACTCCTGCTGACATACAGCTGGATTAACAGTTCGGGGCAAAGTGTTGCTTATGGCAGCATCAAGCCGGAGGCTCGTCAATCTCAGCACACTTATGTGGGGCATGTCTGGGAAATCACCGACTCAGAAGGTGGATATTATGGTCGGTTTCGCGGACATTCTGCTCCAATATCAATTGAAATCCGAGAGCGAGTTGAACGAAAGCAGCGACGAGAACCGAGAAATCCGCGTGTCTCGGGAATGTCTTCACCCGATGGTCTTTGGCTGATCAAAAGTGAAGCAGGCAATCTAATACTTCAGAGTACGCATACGACGGCAAGACGAGAACTGACCACAGATGGTCGTCCAGGAAATCCTTATCAATTTATGGGCTGGTCACCAGACAGTCTGTCAATCATTGCCACCAAAGTCTTTCCCGTAGAGTACGAGAAAGTTTACACCTTGGAATCATCTGCCTCTCAAGGTTATCGCGGCATCCTGCACCAACAACACTATGCCTTGCCGGGGGATGAAATGACACGCTACGAGTGGCACCTTTTTAACATCGAACCGGAAGAACATCATCAACTCGATCTCCCGTCGATTGATTTTGGGAGACCGCAGATTCATTGGACCAGCGATCAGACGTTCGTAGTCCCTAAATATGATCGCGGTCACCAGCGATTTCGATTGACGGAATGCAATACATCCACTCAAAAAACGCATACCATCGTTGACGAACAGTCAGAGACATTTATCTGGTCGGCTCACGGTCCGAGTTTTTCAAAGACAAACTACCTGAAATTGTCGAAGGAAATGATCTACACCTCAGAGCAGAGTGGCTGGAGGCATCTTTACCTGGTCAATCTTAAAGAGCCAGACTTGATGCAGCCGATCACTTCAGGCGAATGGGTGGTTCGTGAAATTGAATCGATTGACGAAGAAAATCGTCAGATCCTATTCGCGGCCAGTGGACGACATGCTGACCAGGATCCTTATTATCTGCATTACTACCGCGTCAATTTTGATGGCACTGAGTTGACTGAACTGACCGAAGGAAATGGCACTCACTCGATTGAGTTCTCTCCTGATCGACAATTTTTGATCGACTCATATTCCCGTGTCGATCTCCCTCCCGTTCACAATTTGCGAAGTGTGATTGATGGAAAATTAATCTGTCCTCTGGAAGAAGGTGACAATCAGGAATTGATCGAGGCTGGCTGGAAACACCCAACAGTATTTCACTCGGCTGGACGCGATGGACAAACCGAGATCTGGGGATTGATTACTTTTCCAGATAACTACGATGAATCGAAATCCTATCCGGTTCTGGAAGATATTTATGCCGGACCCCACAATTATCATGTACCGAAAACATTCCGGCAGTCACGTTGGTATGAGCAGGAAACTGAGGCTGGTTTCATTGTTGTCAAAATTGACGGTATGGGGACCGCTCATCGATCAAAAGCATTTCACGATGTCTGCTGGCACAATCTGAAAGATGCAGGATTACCAGATCGAAAGCTGTGGATTCAAAGTGCAGCGGAGAAGTTTACCGGAATGGATACGAGCCGTGTCGGCATTTATGGCACCTCAGCAGGGGGGCAAAATGCGGTTTCGGCGTTGCTGTTTCACGGTGAATTTTACAAGGCAGCGGTCGCCTCCTGTGGCTGCCACGATAATCGCATGGATAAAGCCTCCTGGAATGAACAGTGGATGGGCTATCCTATCGGCCCACATTATGCAGCTTCCTCTAATATTGACCATGCAGAAAAACTTGAGGGAAATCTGCTGCTGATGGTCGGAGAACTGGATAATAATGTTCCCCCCGAATCGACCTATCGCCTCGTCGATGCCCTGATTAAAGCCGATAAAGATTTCGATTTTCTTTTACTCCCCGGGCAAGGTCATACAAACGGCGGTCCCTATGGAAATCGCAGAAGAATTCAGTTTTTCAAGGAACATCTGCACCCATAA
- a CDS encoding DUF5060 domain-containing protein codes for MSTINTLEQSFAETLPEMQIEGICEPWRKITFQFAGPTCTEMSEEPNPFLDYRLTMTFQHAPSGKTYRVPGHFAADGKAGETSAKEGSIWRTYFSPDQSGLWTWAIEFVEGQDVAIDLKSSGKRVVPYNGWKGQFEVSSISKQAPLAYQRGRLVHTDSRYLHYLQHREIYIKMGPDSPETYLASPDFDDTISRSKKGPLLTWKPHEQDWRTGDPVWKDNRGKGLIGSLNYLNAVGCNVISFLTYNAGGDGDNVWPYVSRDENFHFDCSKLDQWGIVFDHAQNQNLLLHIKFQETENDDNRHGGKRDIKPTPTALDAGETDRERKVYLRELVSRFGSLLALEWNLGEENTQTFEQQLAMAEYLAEIDPYDHPIVLHTYPNEQDKAYDPFLKVDSPLTGLSLQNSWSSVYDRTLYWVEKSQKYHKHWVICNDEQGPASLGVPPDPDYDGFDGIAQDNGNGYDLNDIRSETLWGNLMAGGAGVQYYFGYKLAENDLVCDDFRSRAMSWKYGQVALQILKDSKFPLADSLPNDSLLNGNSKRDHCLTASGQLWLIYLSRKSPEVELNLPDKKSSYEEIWFDPLNGEQLPIQNTSASEDKPFALVKPKEKSDQDWVVLVRLRK; via the coding sequence TTGTCAACGATCAATACCCTGGAGCAGTCTTTTGCCGAAACGCTCCCAGAGATGCAGATTGAAGGCATCTGTGAACCGTGGCGGAAAATCACGTTTCAGTTTGCGGGTCCAACTTGCACTGAAATGTCTGAGGAACCCAACCCGTTCCTGGACTATCGGCTCACGATGACTTTTCAGCATGCACCATCGGGCAAAACGTATCGCGTGCCCGGGCATTTTGCAGCTGATGGTAAGGCAGGGGAAACTTCTGCGAAGGAAGGCTCCATCTGGCGGACTTATTTTAGTCCCGATCAATCCGGACTCTGGACTTGGGCCATCGAATTTGTGGAAGGACAGGATGTCGCTATCGATTTGAAATCAAGTGGAAAAAGGGTTGTTCCTTATAATGGCTGGAAAGGACAATTTGAGGTCTCGTCAATATCGAAACAGGCACCGCTGGCCTATCAACGCGGACGTCTGGTTCACACCGATTCGCGATATCTGCACTATTTGCAGCATAGGGAGATTTATATCAAAATGGGGCCAGACTCTCCGGAAACCTATCTTGCCTCTCCCGATTTTGATGACACCATTTCTCGGTCAAAAAAAGGTCCACTCCTCACCTGGAAACCTCACGAACAGGACTGGCGAACCGGAGATCCGGTCTGGAAAGACAACCGCGGCAAAGGATTAATCGGTTCGCTGAATTACCTCAACGCAGTCGGCTGCAATGTCATCTCGTTCCTCACCTACAATGCCGGTGGAGATGGCGATAATGTCTGGCCTTACGTTTCCCGTGATGAAAATTTTCACTTCGATTGTTCCAAACTCGATCAATGGGGCATCGTTTTCGATCATGCTCAGAATCAAAATTTATTGTTGCATATCAAATTTCAGGAAACCGAAAACGATGACAATCGTCATGGTGGGAAACGTGACATCAAACCAACTCCTACCGCCCTCGATGCTGGTGAAACGGATCGGGAACGGAAAGTTTATCTGCGCGAGCTCGTCAGTCGGTTTGGAAGCCTGCTCGCTTTAGAATGGAACCTGGGTGAAGAGAATACTCAGACGTTTGAACAGCAATTAGCGATGGCTGAGTATCTGGCTGAAATCGATCCTTACGATCACCCTATCGTGCTGCACACCTATCCGAACGAGCAGGATAAAGCCTACGATCCCTTTCTGAAAGTTGATTCGCCATTGACTGGCTTGTCGCTGCAAAATTCCTGGTCGTCGGTTTACGACCGCACCCTGTACTGGGTTGAAAAATCTCAGAAATATCATAAGCACTGGGTGATCTGCAACGACGAACAAGGCCCGGCCAGTTTGGGTGTGCCTCCCGATCCAGATTACGACGGATTCGATGGCATCGCCCAGGACAACGGAAATGGATATGACCTCAACGATATTCGCAGCGAAACACTTTGGGGGAATCTGATGGCTGGCGGAGCCGGGGTGCAGTATTACTTTGGCTATAAACTGGCAGAGAATGATCTCGTCTGTGATGATTTTCGCAGTCGGGCCATGTCTTGGAAATATGGTCAAGTCGCTCTGCAGATTCTAAAGGATTCAAAGTTTCCGTTGGCGGATTCTCTGCCCAATGATTCGCTGTTGAACGGAAATTCGAAGCGGGATCATTGCCTGACTGCCTCCGGTCAACTCTGGTTGATATACCTCTCAAGAAAATCTCCTGAGGTTGAATTGAACTTGCCAGACAAAAAGAGTTCTTACGAAGAGATCTGGTTCGACCCACTCAACGGCGAACAGCTACCAATTCAGAACACTTCTGCCTCAGAAGATAAGCCGTTTGCTCTTGTGAAACCAAAGGAGAAGTCGGATCAGGACTGGGTTGTGCTCGTTCGATTACGAAAGTAA
- a CDS encoding STAS domain-containing protein: protein MSRQAHYSITRDNQTLIFSMCEWARFETSDYRKTIQEDLQRQDFEGCQNAIVDCTGLKYANSLFLESLLYIAAEMKRRGGKFCVCGVEPFVGELIQITHLDQRWPIYLNCDEAKAALS, encoded by the coding sequence ATGAGTCGACAAGCTCACTATTCAATTACCCGGGACAATCAGACACTTATTTTTAGTATGTGTGAATGGGCTCGTTTTGAAACCTCGGATTATCGTAAAACAATCCAGGAAGATCTGCAGCGTCAGGATTTTGAGGGTTGTCAGAATGCGATCGTGGACTGTACGGGTTTAAAATATGCGAACTCGCTTTTTTTGGAATCTCTGTTGTATATCGCAGCCGAGATGAAACGCAGGGGCGGGAAATTCTGTGTCTGCGGAGTCGAGCCTTTTGTTGGCGAACTGATTCAGATCACACATCTCGATCAACGCTGGCCCATCTACCTGAATTGTGATGAGGCCAAAGCAGCTTTGTCGTAG
- a CDS encoding response regulator: MTSILVVDDSLFDLKRAQHLLQKQIPDSQILTASDGVIALSIVEEFHPQVVVTDLQMPNMNGLELVMELQERFPLIPVVLMTAAGSEKIAAEALTKGAASYVPKSQLAVDLAPVVSRLLGLAREKNHQQKLLMSLSEATFIMDNDRNLHSTFVQEFRHSLEMRKMFSENDCFRITTAIDEALSNAYFHGNLEVSSKLREQDLHSFEALAMKRQSEEPYRDRQIRVHIRFDAGLTVTISDEGPGFDPKSLPDPFSDGFAERPCGRGVLLMKSFMDNVQFNKRGNQVILFKNSSSLTGVSS; encoded by the coding sequence ATGACATCTATTCTGGTTGTTGATGACTCTCTGTTTGATCTCAAACGGGCTCAACACCTTCTTCAAAAACAGATTCCTGATTCGCAGATTCTTACGGCTTCGGATGGCGTAATCGCGCTGTCAATTGTCGAAGAATTCCATCCTCAGGTTGTCGTAACAGATTTGCAGATGCCTAATATGAACGGGCTGGAATTGGTGATGGAATTGCAGGAACGCTTTCCTCTGATTCCTGTCGTGCTCATGACAGCCGCAGGCAGTGAAAAAATTGCAGCGGAAGCTCTGACTAAGGGCGCGGCCAGTTATGTGCCCAAAAGTCAGTTAGCAGTCGATTTAGCCCCAGTGGTTTCCCGTCTGCTGGGGCTGGCACGCGAAAAAAATCATCAGCAGAAATTACTGATGTCGCTTTCTGAAGCGACTTTCATCATGGATAACGACCGGAATTTGCATTCCACGTTCGTGCAAGAGTTTCGACACTCTCTCGAAATGAGAAAAATGTTCTCAGAGAACGACTGCTTTCGGATCACGACCGCTATTGATGAAGCGCTTTCCAATGCGTACTTTCACGGAAATCTGGAAGTCAGTTCCAAGCTGCGCGAGCAGGATCTGCATTCCTTCGAAGCACTCGCGATGAAGCGTCAGTCTGAGGAGCCCTATCGTGATCGACAGATTCGTGTCCATATTCGGTTCGATGCCGGTTTGACGGTAACGATTAGCGATGAAGGCCCCGGTTTCGATCCGAAAAGTCTACCAGATCCATTTTCAGATGGTTTTGCAGAACGCCCCTGTGGTCGAGGGGTTTTACTGATGAAATCATTTATGGATAATGTACAATTCAACAAGCGAGGGAATCAGGTTATACTTTTCAAAAACAGCAGTTCACTAACGGGTGTCTCCTCATGA